The genomic interval ATTTCGGGCGCGTGATGCGGTTCTTTGCGCCGTTGTACGTGAGCAACGAGTGCATCAATATCTGCAAGTATTGCGGCTTTTCGCGCGACAACCCCATTTTGCGCGTGACGCTGACGGTGGAGCAGGTGGCCACGGAAGCGAAATACCTAAGCGAACAAGGTTTTCGCCACATCTTGCTCGTTGCGGGCGAGCATCCGCATTTTGTCTCGGACAATTACCTGCGCGATTGCGTGGCGCGGCTGCATTCCGACTGGCCGAGTATTTCGCTGGAGGTCGGTCCAATGGAGACCGAGCAGTACGCGCCGATCGTTCAGGCGGGTGCGGAGGGGCTTGTCGTCTATCAGGAGACGTACGATCGCGGTGTGTACGACGCGATGCACGTCAGCGGACCGAAAAAGGACATGGATTGGCGCTTGGACACTTTGGAGCGTGGGTACGCGGCGGGATTCAAACGGCTCGGCATCGGCGCGTTGCTCGGTCTGGCGCCGTGGCGCAATGAGGCGATTGCCTTGGCAGCGCATGCGACGCATCTTCTGAAGAAATGCTGGATGGCGCAATTGACGATCAGCGCGCCGCGATTACGGCCGGCGGCCGGGGAGTTCGAGCCGTTGGTGAACATGAACGACCGCGAACTCGTGCAGTTTATCTGTGCACTCCGGCTCATGTTCCCAGAGGTTGGGTTGGTACTGAGCACGCGCGAGTCGGCGAAACTGCGTGACAACCTGGCCCCGCTAGGCATCACGATGATGAGCGCGGGCAGTCATACGGAGCCGGGTGGTTACACGGGGCAGGGGAAGGCGGAGTTGCACGTGACGAAAGGCGGGCGGATGGTCAAGCCGTCGACACCGGTGATCGAGTCCGAAGGGGAGCACGCGACGGTGCAATTCGAGATTGCTGACAATCGCTCGCCCGCCGAGGTCGCGGCGCGGCTGGAGCAGATGGGTTACGAAACGGTGTGGAAGGATTGGGAGTCGGCCCTCAATGAATCCTGAGTCGATCACAATCATCGCCAACGGAAAGAAGGAGGAGGTTGGCGCGCCCTGCACGGTGGCCAATTTCGTAACTGGGCGCGGCTGGAAGGCTACGCAGGTTGTGGTCGAGTATAACGGACGGGTCTTGAGCCGCGCGGAATTGGCTCAAATCATGTTGAAGAGCGACGATAGCCTCGAGGTGATCATGCCAGTTGCCGGTGGCTAACGATTGTCAAAGTCATCGCCAGCCACTTCGTCGATTTGGTACCAGATAGCGTAATTATCCTGTTGTACTGCAGGCACTTCCTTCTTTACGATACGAACGACAGGCCGCTTGAATTGCCAGTGTTCGTCGCTTGTGATTTCAAGTAGGGCCTTGTTAAGTCGTAAGCTAACTACTTCCAGCATACCGAGTTCGGAAGTGTGGCGCTCTCCCCATTTGACCTCGTCGGACAGGGTTTTAAGATCGGTACGGCCTTGCTTCGTCTTCAAATCCAGAGTCTCAAGCCTCAGGATATACGGGCTATCCAATTCATCTAATCCGCGTATAGTCAAGGAGATACGACTATAATTCCAGTCCTTGTCCGAGTAGTCTTGGAGGGCCGCATTGACCTGCCTGACAGCGGCGTCCATCTGGCGGTTCTGGTCATCTGGGGAGGGGTTGTTCATGGTGGATTGGTCGCCGTTTGTCGCTGCAAAAAACTAGTTGCAATATACTTCGAGTGATTATATCCTGTGCCGGAGACAAAAAGTACGAATTTGAAGATTCAGGAGCTTGCACGTTCTTCAGAGGGGTTCCCCACCCCCACCTCCTTGGCGTGCAACTCCTGAATCTCATTTTTAGGGCCTTTCATTTTTCCCCCTCTTCATTGGCACGGTATCTGTGACGCCGAAAGCCGATGGACACCGATCGACATGCGATCACGCGCGACTTGCCGGCCACCGAGCGGTAACCTTTCAAGCTTGCGTTTGCCATGAGGTTCACCTACAAGTCAGCCAAGAGTAGTTGAAAGCTGCGGATTCTCAACTGCGAATTCTTTCTACGAGGAAATCATGGGCCAAATTTTTGCCGATATTACCAAAACGATCGGACGAACAGCGCTGGTGCGACTGAACCGCGTCACGGCCGGACTTGATGCCGAGATTGCGGTTAAATGCGAATTCTTCAATCCATTGAGCTCCGTCAAGGACCGTATTGGCGTGGCGATGATCGAAGCGGCGGAGCGCGACGGGCTGATCGGGAAGGACTCGACCATCATCGAGCCGACTTCCGGCAACACGGGGATCGCACTGGCATTTGTCTGCGCGGCGAAGGGTTATCGGCTGACCCTCACAATGCCGGACACGATGAGCGTAGAACGGCGCACGTTGCTGCGCATGCTCGGAGCCGACCTGATTCTCACGCCCGGAGCCGAAGGAATGCCCGGCGCGATCCGCAAAGCGGAACAATTACTCAAGGAAACCAAGAACTCTTTTATGCCACAGCAGTTCAACAATCCCGCCAACCCGGAAATTCACCGGCGCACGACGGCTGTGGAAATTTGGGAAGACACGAACGGCCGGGTTGACGCGGTGGTGGTGGGAGTGGGGACCGGCGGCACGATCACCGGCTGCGGCGAAGTGATCAAAGCGAAGAAACCGGGTTTCAAGGCGGTGGCGGTCGAGCCTGTCGACTCGCCGGTGATAAGCGGCGGCAAACCCGGGCCGCATAAGATCCAGGGGATTGGCGCGGGGTTCATCCCCAAGAACCTCAATACGGCCATCATTGATGAAGTGCTCACCGTGACGAATGATGATTCGTTCACGATGGCGCGGCGGTTGGCGAAAGAGGAAGGTATTCTTTGCGGAATTTCTTCCGGCGCGAACGTTTGGGCGGCGATCCAATATGCGAAGCGTCCCGAGAACAAGGGCAAGCTCATCGTCACTTTTGCGCCGTCGACAGGCGAACGCTACCTCAGCACGGCGCTGGCCGCCGAAGCGCGCGCGGAAGTCACGAAGAATTCATAGTCCTTCGTGATGAAGACGGCTCTCCTTTTTTCGGGGCAGGGCAGCCAGACTGTCGGCATGGGGCGCGATCTCTGCGAGAAGTATGAGGTGTGCCGCCAACTCTTCGCCCGCGCCAACGAAGTGCTCGGACGCGACCTCCAGAAGATCTGTTTCGAGGGGCCGGTTGACGTTCTTACCAAGACGGACAACGCGCAGCCGGCGATTTTTCTTACGAGCCTCGCGTGCCTGGAAGCCTTGAATTGCCAGGCTCCAGATCTCGTGTTCGACGCGACGGCTGGGCTGTCACTGGGCGAATTCACGGCGCTGGCTGCGGCGGACGTGGTGAGCTTTGACGATGGGTTGCGCATGGTGCAAATGCGTGGTCGCTTCATGCAGGAAGCCTGCGACGCGACCAACGGCGGCATGGCGTCCATCCTCAATATGGACGACGAGGCGTTGGCGGAAGTCTGCCGAGAAGCCGACGTGGACATCGCAAACATCAATTGCCCCGGCCAGGTCGTCATCTCCGGTGACAAAGAGAAAATTGCGAAGGCCATTGAGCTTGCCAAGGAAAAGGGCGCGAAGCGCGCCATCCCGTTGGTGGTGGCCGGTGCGTATCATTCACGCTTGATGGAAGGCGCGAAGGTCAAAGTGGCGGAGGCGCTCGGCGGTCTGCGGATGCAGCTCCCGAAAGTTCCCGTGGTTTCCAATGTCACGGCACGCCCTGCCGGGGGTGTTGCGGAGATTAAAGAACTGCTGGTGCGCCAGGTCACCTCACCGGTCCGCTGGAGCGAGTCCATGCAGTGGCTGGTCGCGGAAGGCTTCACGCGCTTCATTGAACTTGGCCCCGGCAACGTCCTCAGCGGCCTAATGAAACGCATCAACAAAGACGTCGAGATGCTTTCGGTCAGTGATGTGGCGACGCTGGATGCGACGGTGGCGAAGTTGAAAGTTTAACCCAAACGTTTCGACCCGATACGTGGTAGTGCCATGTATCCGATTGAGATGAACGGGAGAATCGTGTGAGGTCGTTGTCGTCGGGGCCGCTTACTGTATTCATTTGTAAATTGTAAAGCGTTGACCCTTTTTCCCAAATGGTCAAGAGAAGGAATTAAGGATATGGAAATCAAACGAAGTGGCTCACAGCCTTCCGCCAAAGGACCGGCCGATTGGTTTACCGGGACGGTGCGAATCGATCCGCTGTTTCAGGTGAAGGAACCGGCGCGCGCGGCTGGCAACAGTGTCACGTTTGAACCTGGCGCGCGTACCGCCTGGCACACCCATCCGCTGGGGCAGACGCTGATCGTCACCGCTGGTTGCGGGCGCGCGCAGCGTTGGGGCGGCCCGATTGAGGAAATTCGGCCGGGTGACGTGATCTGCTTCGCATCGGGCGAGAAGCATTGGCACGGCGCCGCGCCGACCACGGCCATGACGCACATCGCCATTCAGGAACAGCTCGACGGCAAAATGGTTGACTGGATGGAAAAGGTCAGCGACGAACAATATCAAGGCGCCTGAAGGGGACCCCGAGAGCCTCCACGGCAGAGATGCGACCCCGGGCTCACGATGCATCTGGTGTTAAGGACTGACCCCTTTTCCATTTTCCTGGGGCAACGAAAAGAAAAATGTCGCGCCACCGTCCACCACACCTTCCGCCCAGGCCCGGCCGCCATGCCGGAGGAGAATACGCCCGACATTGGCAAGCCCGATTCCCGTGCCTTCAAACTGCGCCTGCGCGTGCAGACGCTGGAACACGCCGAAAAGTTTGTCCGCATACCGGGGATCGAAGCCGGCGCCGTTATCGCGGATAAAAATCACGGTCTCGCCTTTGTCGTTCGGGGTACTACCGATTTCGATTGTCGCTTCGGCGCGACGGCCGGTGAACTTCACCGCATTGGAAATCAAATTGAACAGCACCATCCGTAGTAAGGCCCGGTCGGCCCACACCACCGGCAGTGGGTGGATCTTCCACGTGATGTTCCGTCCGTTTGTCTCCGCTTTGAAATCACCCAACGTGTCCTGGAGCAGTTTATCCAGATTCACTTCCGTTTTTTGCAGGGCTTCGCGCCCCAGACGCGAGAACGCCAGCAGGTCGTCGATCAATTCGGTCATCCGTTTTGCCGCTTGGGAGATCGTTGTCACCAGCGGGAGATTTTTTTCTGAAAGGTTCGGCCCCTCCCGCTGCAGGCGTTCTGCGAAACCGATGATATGGCGCAGTGGCGTGCGAAGATCATGGGAGACGGAGTAGCTGAACGCTTCCAGTTCCTTGTTGGCCGCCCCCAATTCCGCCGTGCGCTCCTCGACCCTCCGCTCCAAGCCCGCATTGAGCCGGCGCACTTCATCTTCCGCTTGTCGGCGTTTCGTGATATCGCGGATGTTGCATTGAATCAGTTGTTTGTCGCCGGCTTCGTACACGTTGCTGACAAACTCCACGATAATCCCGCGGCCATCGCTCGTTTCCAGTCGCAGGTCGTCATAGTGGACAGTCCCATTCAGGTGTAGTTGCCCCAACATGCGCGGGTTGGACTCGATGAGTTTGAATGGAGCAAGCTCGTCAACGGTTTTGCCGACCATTTCACTGCGGGAAAGACCCAGTAGTTTAAAGAGGAAAGGGTTCACTTCGTTGATGCGTCCGGTGTCAATGTCCAGAATCAGGATGCCGTCCTGCGACGCCTCGAAGAGCCGCTGATAACTGAGTTCGGAGGCTTGCGTCACCAGTTCCGTCTGCGCCTCGGCCTGCTCAACGCGCGCTTCGGCGAGTTCCGTCCTTGTCTCGGCCTGCTCGGTTCGCGTCTCAGCCTGTTCGGTCCTTGTTTTGGCCTGCTCGGTTCGGGTCTCGGCCTGTCCCGTCCTGGTTTCCGCCTGCTCGATGCGCGTCTGGGCTTCCACTGTTCGCGCTTCGGCGTCCTCCGTTCGCGACTCGGCCTGATTGACGCGATCGGTCAGTTTTTGCTCAACTTGTGTGTCAACGGCGGCCACCGTCGCGTCTGGAAAAGCATTCTTCATTTTGCCTCAATAGAAATCAGTGATTATTGGTTCGAACACGCACAATGCGAGGTGGCTTGCCAACCAAGGCAGCTTAACCTGGGCCATTGAGGGGTTATATTGGAGAAAGGTCGATTTAAGTCGCTAGGGGAAAAGCATTAGACAGGACGCGAATTGTTCATACCTAAGAGAACGGGACGTCACGGATGGCTGGGGATGCTACTCATCGGCGCGAAGGGAACGCCCTCTAAACAATCCGCACCTAGCCGGAGGGACGTCGTAAGCTTGGACCAGGAGGGTGGCGCACATCGCGATTCAGGAATAGCTCGACGGCAAAATGGTGACTGGATGGAGAAGGTCAGCGACGAACAATACCAAGCGGCGAAGGCAGACTGATATGGCAAAAGCAGAAAGCGGAGATGTGACCCCGGTCTTTAATCATGACCCCGGATTGATGATTGATTACCGGATTGACATTGCACCCCGAATTGACCCTAACCTCCGGCTGATGAATGACCGACCGCAAACATGGCACTATGGGCTCGTGGCGCGGTACTGGGCCGAACATCTCACGGTTGGGCCGGAGATTGCGTACTTCCAGAAACAGATAGAACGCAATGGGCAACCGGCACTCGATGCCGGTTGTGGAACTGGTCGCTTGCTGATCCCCTTTTTGCGGGCAGGCCTCGACGTGGATGGCTGTGACGTGTCGCCCGATATGCTCGCCCTGTGTCGGGAAAAGGCGGAACGCGAGGGCCTGAGCGTCCGTCTCTATCAGCAAGCTCTGCACGAACTAGACTTGCCACGCACGTATCAGAGCATCGTGGCCTGCGGTGTGTTTGGGATTGGGGTTACTCGCCAGCAGGATTTTATTGCGCTCCAGCGCTTCTACGCACAGCTGAACCCTGGCGGCTTGCTGCTATTGGATCAGCACCTGCCGTATGGATCCGCCAAGGAGTGGCCCTTGTGGCGAAAGGAGTTGAGGAGTCAATTGCCAGAACCGTGGGCCGATACGATTGGAAAGACACCGCCAGACGGGGGATCCGGCTACACGCTGCACGGTCGGATTGTGGCCTTTGATCCTTTGGAACAACGAGTCACACGCCAAATGCGCGCGCTGTTATGGCGCGATGGGCAGCTCATCTCCGAAGAGGAATATACACTTTACGAAAATCCCTACTTTCGCAACGAGCTGCGTCAGATGCTCGAACAAGTAGGTTTTAAGATTGAAGCGATTCAGGGCGGCTATACAGAGGTCGAGGCTACTGCCGAGCACGATGTCATTGTGTTCATGGCGAGAAAGTAGTCATAGCATGTCGCCCGCATTCGACTTTGGCCAATTTCCCGTCTTGATGACGGAGCGCACT from Verrucomicrobiia bacterium carries:
- the thiH gene encoding 2-iminoacetate synthase ThiH yields the protein MSFSSEFDSLALAELSAFSQNATAADVEAALGRAERGPAFAKASAGGRLGATDFAALISPAAAEPVYLEEMARQSHALTQKYFGRVMRFFAPLYVSNECINICKYCGFSRDNPILRVTLTVEQVATEAKYLSEQGFRHILLVAGEHPHFVSDNYLRDCVARLHSDWPSISLEVGPMETEQYAPIVQAGAEGLVVYQETYDRGVYDAMHVSGPKKDMDWRLDTLERGYAAGFKRLGIGALLGLAPWRNEAIALAAHATHLLKKCWMAQLTISAPRLRPAAGEFEPLVNMNDRELVQFICALRLMFPEVGLVLSTRESAKLRDNLAPLGITMMSAGSHTEPGGYTGQGKAELHVTKGGRMVKPSTPVIESEGEHATVQFEIADNRSPAEVAARLEQMGYETVWKDWESALNES
- a CDS encoding ATP-binding protein; protein product: MKNAFPDATVAAVDTQVEQKLTDRVNQAESRTEDAEARTVEAQTRIEQAETRTGQAETRTEQAKTRTEQAETRTEQAETRTELAEARVEQAEAQTELVTQASELSYQRLFEASQDGILILDIDTGRINEVNPFLFKLLGLSRSEMVGKTVDELAPFKLIESNPRMLGQLHLNGTVHYDDLRLETSDGRGIIVEFVSNVYEAGDKQLIQCNIRDITKRRQAEDEVRRLNAGLERRVEERTAELGAANKELEAFSYSVSHDLRTPLRHIIGFAERLQREGPNLSEKNLPLVTTISQAAKRMTELIDDLLAFSRLGREALQKTEVNLDKLLQDTLGDFKAETNGRNITWKIHPLPVVWADRALLRMVLFNLISNAVKFTGRRAEATIEIGSTPNDKGETVIFIRDNGAGFDPRYADKLFGVFQRLHAQAQFEGTGIGLANVGRILLRHGGRAWAEGVVDGGATFFFSLPQENGKGVSP
- a CDS encoding methyltransferase domain-containing protein, which produces MAKAESGDVTPVFNHDPGLMIDYRIDIAPRIDPNLRLMNDRPQTWHYGLVARYWAEHLTVGPEIAYFQKQIERNGQPALDAGCGTGRLLIPFLRAGLDVDGCDVSPDMLALCREKAEREGLSVRLYQQALHELDLPRTYQSIVACGVFGIGVTRQQDFIALQRFYAQLNPGGLLLLDQHLPYGSAKEWPLWRKELRSQLPEPWADTIGKTPPDGGSGYTLHGRIVAFDPLEQRVTRQMRALLWRDGQLISEEEYTLYENPYFRNELRQMLEQVGFKIEAIQGGYTEVEATAEHDVIVFMARK
- the fabD gene encoding ACP S-malonyltransferase translates to MKTALLFSGQGSQTVGMGRDLCEKYEVCRQLFARANEVLGRDLQKICFEGPVDVLTKTDNAQPAIFLTSLACLEALNCQAPDLVFDATAGLSLGEFTALAAADVVSFDDGLRMVQMRGRFMQEACDATNGGMASILNMDDEALAEVCREADVDIANINCPGQVVISGDKEKIAKAIELAKEKGAKRAIPLVVAGAYHSRLMEGAKVKVAEALGGLRMQLPKVPVVSNVTARPAGGVAEIKELLVRQVTSPVRWSESMQWLVAEGFTRFIELGPGNVLSGLMKRINKDVEMLSVSDVATLDATVAKLKV
- the cysK gene encoding cysteine synthase A — translated: MGQIFADITKTIGRTALVRLNRVTAGLDAEIAVKCEFFNPLSSVKDRIGVAMIEAAERDGLIGKDSTIIEPTSGNTGIALAFVCAAKGYRLTLTMPDTMSVERRTLLRMLGADLILTPGAEGMPGAIRKAEQLLKETKNSFMPQQFNNPANPEIHRRTTAVEIWEDTNGRVDAVVVGVGTGGTITGCGEVIKAKKPGFKAVAVEPVDSPVISGGKPGPHKIQGIGAGFIPKNLNTAIIDEVLTVTNDDSFTMARRLAKEEGILCGISSGANVWAAIQYAKRPENKGKLIVTFAPSTGERYLSTALAAEARAEVTKNS
- the thiS gene encoding sulfur carrier protein ThiS translates to MNPESITIIANGKKEEVGAPCTVANFVTGRGWKATQVVVEYNGRVLSRAELAQIMLKSDDSLEVIMPVAGG
- a CDS encoding cupin domain-containing protein is translated as MEIKRSGSQPSAKGPADWFTGTVRIDPLFQVKEPARAAGNSVTFEPGARTAWHTHPLGQTLIVTAGCGRAQRWGGPIEEIRPGDVICFASGEKHWHGAAPTTAMTHIAIQEQLDGKMVDWMEKVSDEQYQGA